tttattataaaaactAGACATATTATGATTTCCATTCTTTACAATTTCGTTAAGCGTGTTTTTCGCTATATGATCAATTTTGCCCATTGTCAAAAATTAcacacataaataaataaataaataaataaatatatatatatatatatatatatatatatatatatatatattatgagTTCTCCagttatatttaaattaaaaatatataatttattttaaataaataaaaaaaatatatatataatatatatatgtgtgatattatttcattttgatgttttttttgtttctcAGATCTGTGCATTTCATTTAtaaggaaataaaaaaaaaaaaaaaaatttacagacttaaatataaaaatgaatataaatttaaatatatatgaaattatatatatatacatatatttatatttatatatacaaataaatatataatattatattttattccTTTCTTTATATGCTATGCAAAAAATTTGTCTGCCCAAGGAacattaaaataatatatatatataaaagaaaaaaaaaaaaaaaatgtacatataaataaatatatatataatatatatatatatatatatatatatatatatatatatatatatatgtaacaTTTTACCTTTTCGAAACTATTAAATGAGGGGCAATTTTTTCctttacttttttattaataaccaatatatttaaaatactaaaaagaaaaaaatatatatatatacatattaacAAAAGTTACANNNNNNNNNNNNNNNNNNNNNNNNNNNNNNNNNNNNNNNNNNNNNNNNNNNNNNNNNNNNNNNNNNNNNNNNNNNNNNNNNNNNNNNNNNNNNNNNNNNNNNNNNNNNNNNNNNNNNNNNNNNNNNNNNNNNNNNNNNNNNNNNNNNNNNNNNNNNNNNNNNNNNNNNNNNNNNNNNNNNNNNNNNNNNNNNNNNNNNNNNNNNNNNNNNNNNNNNNNNNNNNNNNNNNNNNNNNNNNNNNNNNNNNNNNNNNNNNNNNNNNNNNNNNNNNNNNNNNNNNNNNNNNNNNNNNNNNNNNNNNNNNNNNNNNNNNNNNNNNNNNNNNNNNNNNNNNNNNNNNNNNNNNNNNNNNNNNNNNNNNNNNNNNNNNNNNNNNNNNNNNNNNNNNNNNNNNNNNNNNatttttaaaaaaaaaaaaaaaaaaaaaaaaaaaaaaaaaaaaaattaaatatatatatatatatatatatatatatattatatatacatgtataatatttatttattttccttacatcctttattttctttttgtgGTTTCCTCGAATTAAAAACGAATCCGGTTTTTCAATAACCTCACTATTGCAAATACTTTTAATTTCTCTTTTAAGAAtcttcaaaaaaaaaaaaaaaacacaaaattaaataaaatgaaataaaatgaaataaattaaaataaagataatatcaaacttttatcattaacatatatcttatactttttaaaacatacatcaatatatatatacatatatatatatatatatatatatatatatatttatatttatatatgtatgcTCTTATATTTGTTCCTTTTGTTGAGTTACTTCTTTGTTGCCCTTAATTTTCCTTATAACCGTTATGAccaaatttttattatttttgtattttaaaaaaacagGCAAATTATCGGACGCTATATAAggacaaaaaaaaattaatcTACATAAAGTACCCACAAGTACAAAAGgtttatacatacatatatatatatatatataatatatatatataatatatatatatgtgtttatttatttatcttaTTAATACAATCCTGTTATGATGTAATACCTGTTCTCCTAATATAAAATGGTATcttgtttattttttttttatacgaatttaaatattcattGTATATACTAAAGTAGGATTTGGGTGTATGCAtaaatttgaaaaaattcatgctttttaaaaacatagaggccaaaagaaaaaaataaaatataaattatataaaatttgtacaattattttgatatatatatatatatatatatatatatattataaatggttaaaaatataacatttttattgatacacatttatatatattttttttttttttttttttttttgtcaagttataaaatataactctcatattataaaacatatatttatatatatatatatatatatatatatatatatatataatatataatatatatatttttttaatttttgatTACATAAATTCCATATTGTAGGAAGGATAGTGTAATGAtaaacaataaataaatatatataacacataaataaaatacacTCGTAGggaaaaagataaatatatatttatatttatcacaatttatatatataaattcttAATTATTTCAAAATGTTTCGAAACCTcccatatatataatttatatacataacatataaccacaatatatatatatatatatgtatgtatgtatgtattttttttttattttttttttttttttttttccctcctttttgattatataatattacaaaaaagTCCAAATAAAAGTATGCATTTCTGTAACAAGAGAAGCCACTTTAATTTCCTGAAATTtcataagaataatataaaaagagtaaagaataataaaaagaaagaagatgactatttatttttgaataAGATTAAacataaagaaaaaaagaaaatatgttttaaaaatattttcgTACCAGTATGTGTAATAAATCTAAGTATCTTTTCttttacattatataattatttaaaaaaaaatgatgaaaattattttgataGAAATGATATAACTATTATTGATCATTTTGTAATGAATGATTTGGTAAGTACCTTTGgtgttaataatatatctatatatttaaaaaataaattatatgataaattaCTTGTAAATATTCAAGATgaagtatatatttcaaagGAAAATTCTTTACTA
The genomic region above belongs to Plasmodium reichenowi strain SY57 chromosome 13, whole genome shotgun sequence and contains:
- a CDS encoding mitochondrial ribosomal protein L49 precursor, putative encodes the protein MNFFKFMHTPKSYFSIYNEYLNSYKKKINKIPFYIRRTASDNLPVFLKYKNNKNLVITVIRKIKGNKEILKREIKSICNSEVIEKPDSFLIRGNHKKKIKDYFKYIGY